A single window of Streptomyces aquilus DNA harbors:
- a CDS encoding oxidoreductase, whose product MATTRPVALVTGASSGVGKETARAFAAAGFEVIGTARNTARVTAPAGVTYLDLDVTSDESVASVVKQVIDRFGRIDVLVNNAGVGANGAAEEFSVARTHEVFDVNVYGIMRMTKAVLPHMRTQRRGRIINVSSLSGFVPSPFMAIYTSTKHAVEGYSGSLDHEVREHGVRILLVEPGPINTPFGDHSVQGDTPLALYASGRRTFDEVLAKNTSSGDDPATVAKVIVAAATDKKPKLRRTAGTTAASISVFHRVLPARIFDRIVRRFNRMPN is encoded by the coding sequence ATGGCGACAACTCGGCCGGTAGCGCTCGTGACAGGTGCCTCATCAGGGGTCGGCAAGGAGACGGCCCGCGCCTTCGCCGCGGCGGGCTTCGAGGTGATCGGAACCGCCCGCAACACCGCGCGGGTCACCGCGCCCGCCGGGGTGACCTACCTCGACCTCGACGTGACCAGCGACGAATCGGTCGCCTCCGTGGTCAAGCAGGTGATCGACCGGTTCGGGCGCATCGACGTCCTGGTCAACAATGCCGGCGTCGGCGCCAACGGCGCCGCCGAGGAGTTCTCCGTCGCCCGGACGCACGAGGTCTTCGACGTCAACGTCTACGGCATCATGCGGATGACCAAGGCGGTTCTGCCGCACATGCGCACCCAACGGCGCGGACGCATCATCAACGTCTCCTCCCTCAGCGGGTTCGTCCCCAGCCCGTTCATGGCCATCTACACCTCGACCAAGCACGCGGTCGAGGGCTACTCCGGGTCGCTGGACCACGAGGTCCGCGAGCACGGCGTGCGGATCCTGCTCGTCGAGCCCGGCCCGATCAACACCCCCTTCGGGGACCACAGCGTGCAGGGCGACACCCCACTGGCGCTCTACGCGTCGGGACGGCGCACCTTCGACGAGGTCCTGGCGAAGAACACCAGCAGCGGCGACGATCCCGCCACCGTGGCCAAGGTCATCGTCGCTGCGGCCACCGACAAGAAGCCCAAACTTCGGCGCACCGCCGGCACGACGGCCGCAAGCATCAGCGTGTTCCACCGCGTCCTTCCGGCCCGGATCTTCGACCGCATCGTCCGCAGGTTCAACCGGATGCCGAACTGA
- a CDS encoding TetR/AcrR family transcriptional regulator, translating to MEERLVRYPKEHKHQTRQRIIATAGRRLKQDGIDGSGVATLMKDAGLTNGTLYAYFTSKDDLVATAVADQMRAQHENIVAQAAPGRAGLEQIIRWYFSTDQRDDIEDGCPNAALLAEIARSTDTTRQAYTQGALTLIDGFAARLAPHDPPSARLKALSLLGMMAGTVQLSRALTDRQLADQLLQQGSRNALALIDAEQHN from the coding sequence ATGGAGGAACGCCTCGTGCGGTACCCGAAAGAACACAAACACCAGACCCGGCAGCGGATCATCGCGACGGCCGGCCGCCGACTCAAGCAGGACGGCATCGACGGCTCCGGAGTCGCGACCCTCATGAAGGACGCGGGGCTGACCAACGGCACTCTCTACGCCTACTTCACGTCCAAGGACGACCTCGTCGCCACCGCGGTCGCCGACCAGATGCGCGCCCAGCACGAGAACATCGTCGCGCAGGCGGCCCCCGGCCGCGCCGGACTCGAACAGATCATCCGCTGGTACTTTTCCACCGACCAGCGCGACGACATCGAAGACGGCTGCCCCAACGCCGCCCTCCTCGCCGAGATTGCACGCTCCACGGACACGACCAGGCAGGCATACACCCAAGGGGCACTGACCCTCATCGACGGCTTCGCCGCCCGCCTGGCACCCCACGACCCGCCCTCGGCACGCCTGAAGGCACTCAGCCTCCTCGGCATGATGGCCGGCACGGTGCAGCTCTCCCGCGCCCTCACCGACCGGCAACTCGCCGACCAACTCCTTCAACAGGGCAGCCGCAACGCCCTCGCACTGATAGATGCCGAACAGCACAACTGA
- a CDS encoding carboxylesterase family protein has product MFGAVIGDANFACPTARTNNLLTTQVPVWCYEFADEHPPPLAPGTPPFPLGAPHASELPYLFDLGGRPRDLTAAQHRLADTMIDYWTRFARTADPNGPSSPHWSRHTVLSLAPDHILPTRTTQTHHHCTFWNTLG; this is encoded by the coding sequence GTGTTCGGCGCAGTCATCGGCGACGCGAACTTCGCGTGCCCCACCGCGCGCACCAACAACCTGCTCACCACCCAAGTGCCCGTGTGGTGCTACGAGTTCGCCGACGAGCACCCCCCGCCGCTCGCCCCGGGCACACCGCCGTTCCCGCTCGGCGCACCGCACGCGAGTGAACTGCCCTACCTGTTCGACCTCGGCGGCCGCCCCCGCGACCTGACTGCGGCACAGCACCGGCTGGCCGACACGATGATCGACTACTGGACCCGCTTCGCCCGCACCGCCGACCCCAACGGCCCATCCTCTCCCCACTGGTCCCGGCACACGGTGCTGTCCCTGGCCCCGGACCACATCCTCCCCACCCGCACGACACAGACCCACCACCACTGCACGTTCTGGAACACCCTCGGATGA